The DNA sequence GCTGCAAAAATGTTGCTTTTGCATCGATTTGAAATCTGGCAATATTATATTAGGCATGCTCAATGCAGTAAGTTACATTTTACatgtttttaatgtacttttctaATTTACTAAACCACTTTGTTTGACATACAGTTTAACATgacttataagttataacatagtttgacataggcctcccccatatacctccattTGATTCgtttggaagcagcctgcatccacgtTACGTATTACATTTGGAATGAATAGCTCgaaaaatatgttactaaatTTACcttatcgctcgaagaacagttATTTCGCAGGAAGAAgaccacagattactaatatgtagctagtgAAGACCACCAAGCGGAAGACAAAGAGTTGGCAGAGGCAATATCACGATAGTTGCTGGCAACCGGTGGTGGAAGCAGACGGAAGTTGTGGGGAGGCTTTCTGTCAAGAATGGACGTTTTCTGGCTCAACATGATCACGTTTGAAATGGATATTCTGCTACATCTTCACTGACGTTTTCTCATTTCAGATTCTATCATTTGGTctttttattacaatgatagTGACGGCTGTAGAATTTGGTGCGATGGAAAGAGACGCAGCGAAGACCTTGTGGGTACTAAGCGATATGGAAGACATAGAAGTTGATGCGAGGCTGAGTGGACTCTATGCCATGTCAGTCATATTGGTCTTCATGTTCCTTGCCAAGTTCCTCTTTGATATCTTCTTCATCTATGGCGTTTATACGGtaagataatgtttttttttttatagtttgatCTCATAGCAGGACAACGGCATCTCTTGCTTATAATCGTTGTGTCTGCATTTATGTCTGGCCAGTCATTAAAAAATGCATCCAGGTTGTCCCGCCATCTCCGTCTTGGCCTGCCTTGAGGCaaagatttttatttctatttttttacgaTGGAATGAACAAATTCAGATGTTATTTATaatgttgtttctttaaatcAGTTAATTGTGATTAACTTTCAAATCAgttaacttgatttttttagtttgtgttcgatgagctctggttgagttaaCATAGTTGTTGACAGATGGTTTGTGATGTGTTTTGTAttactaatttattaataacCAGTTTAATTATTGTATTCGGCTACATAGTTTCAGATCTGtgtattactatttattaataacCAGTTTTTGATGTATTCCTTGGTCGAcatattactaaataaatataaacagtttaaaaaaataaactagtaaaacaccataaaaaattataaacacaAATGCAGTGATATACATGCATCAGCTCAAAGTGttgcataaaatataaatacaattcaAGGTTACAGTCCATGCattttttctaagtatttttaaGGACGTACATAATTCTAGTGAAGTTGAAGGTGGGCTcattaaatgtatattttattaatttttgcaggtggtaggaccttgtgcaaggtccgcccggattgctaccattacttgctcgctaatcctgccctgaaatagcagtgcttgcactgttgcgtttcggtgtggagagtaagacagccggtgaaattactgtcacttgaggtatcccatcttacgcctctaggttggcaacgcatctgcaatccccctggtgttgcaggtgtatttgggcggtggtaatctggagacccacttagtcttgctcgtttgccatccagtcgaacaataaaataaaatacaagtgaAAATTGCGAATGTTCAAGACAAGTGCTAAAGACACCGCCGCAAATTACAAATGTTATGCATACGTACCATCagcaaataagtggtctatcaatttttaaacaagttcctatcaaatgaatatgtcgctaaagtcgaactttcaagttgacagacacctctattggcattattgttttatgacatgcaaacgattatcaactttagagtagtagaccacatatttggctgatggtacatctaACAAGTCATGCACGCACTAATTAGTAAACTTATAATTCGTATAAACGAACTTTTTAAACCAATACTCAGCTGGAAGTTATATACTTCCAGGCCAAGTGAATGatgtactatttattttaaatatacttacttgaaaaaaaaatgaggtgTTACAAGTTAtattccttgtttttttttaaaaaaagattattttattatattgattCCAGGAGCATAGAGGCATCATTAAAGCTTACTACATCATGTGGACTGTATTCATTCTTCTCTCcat is a window from the Choristoneura fumiferana chromosome 13, NRCan_CFum_1, whole genome shotgun sequence genome containing:
- the LOC141434317 gene encoding uncharacterized protein, with amino-acid sequence MGMPRLQKCCFCIDLKSGNIILGMLNAILSFGLFITMIVTAVEFGAMERDAAKTLWVLSDMEDIEVDARLSGLYAMSVILVFMFLAKFLFDIFFIYGVYTEHRGIIKAYYIMWTVFILLSMFVFFSNSYYYGIKTILAEVFYIAIDLYMVLVSYSLYVEINTREEV